One genomic segment of uncultured Tolumonas sp. includes these proteins:
- the rluD gene encoding 23S rRNA pseudouridine(1911/1915/1917) synthase RluD, which translates to MSQPIHLTGITEPHHAGKRLDQVVAELFADYSRTRLKDWILAGKVLLDGNVVLLPKEKVMEGQSIEINAELEDDTRWQPQDIELNIVYEDEHLLVIDKPAGLVVHPGAGTPDGTILNALLHRYPDIAEVPRAGIVHRLDKETTGLMVVAKTVPAQIRLVYALQKRRITREYEAIVVGHMTAGGTVDEPITRHSTQRTMMAVNPMGKPAVTHYRVAERFRAHTRLRCRLETGRTHQIRVHMAHINHALVGDPVYGGRLRPIRNASVELSDYLRTFRRQALHATMLRLIHPITGEEMEWHSPIPPDMVELVEVLRLDSAEHPDDIVWI; encoded by the coding sequence ATGAGTCAACCTATACACCTTACCGGCATCACCGAACCGCACCACGCAGGCAAGCGCCTCGACCAAGTGGTGGCGGAGCTGTTTGCTGATTATTCCCGTACCCGCCTGAAAGATTGGATACTGGCTGGCAAAGTGCTGCTGGATGGCAATGTGGTTTTATTGCCAAAAGAAAAGGTCATGGAAGGCCAGAGCATCGAGATTAATGCCGAGCTGGAAGATGATACGCGCTGGCAACCACAAGACATTGAGCTGAACATCGTTTATGAAGATGAACACCTGTTGGTGATCGATAAACCTGCGGGTTTAGTCGTGCATCCGGGGGCGGGTACTCCTGACGGCACCATCCTGAATGCGCTGTTGCATCGTTACCCTGATATTGCAGAGGTGCCGCGTGCCGGCATCGTGCATCGTCTGGATAAAGAAACCACCGGTCTGATGGTAGTGGCGAAAACCGTTCCCGCACAGATCCGTCTGGTTTATGCGTTGCAAAAACGTCGTATTACCCGTGAATACGAAGCCATTGTGGTGGGTCATATGACCGCAGGTGGCACGGTAGACGAACCCATCACTCGTCACTCGACGCAGCGTACCATGATGGCAGTGAATCCGATGGGTAAACCAGCGGTGACGCATTATCGGGTGGCTGAACGTTTCCGTGCGCATACCCGCTTACGTTGCCGTCTGGAAACAGGCAGAACACATCAGATCCGCGTGCACATGGCGCACATCAATCACGCGCTGGTCGGTGATCCGGTGTACGGTGGCCGTTTACGCCCGATCCGTAATGCATCGGTAGAGCTGAGTGACTATCTGCGTACCTTCCGCCGTCAGGCATTGCACGCCACCATGTTACGTCTTATTCACCCAATAACGGGCGAAGAGATGGAATGGCATTCACCAATTCCGCCTGACATGGTTGAGCTGGTGGAAGTGCTGCGCCTTGATTCGGCTGAACATCCGGATGACATCGTATGGATTTAA
- a CDS encoding outer membrane protein assembly factor BamD has protein sequence MQKVVRLFPAMLLSLSLLAGCSSSNKPKVPDEPLEVLYKQAQTKLHNGDYDKAVDILEALDSRYPFGPYASQVQLQLIYAYYKKEDTAQAIANIDRFLRLNPTHKDVDYVYYMRGLANMQEDYNFFHDKFGIDRSDRDPSYARQAFDDFKIVLKNYPNSLYASDARARAVYLKNRLAKFDLAIADFYMRREAWLSAANHAKFLIENYPDTEMTKPALEIMVQAYDKMELKELALHARQMLAANYPDSEYAH, from the coding sequence ATGCAAAAAGTAGTTCGTTTGTTCCCGGCAATGCTGTTATCTCTGTCTTTACTGGCAGGTTGCTCTTCATCCAACAAACCTAAAGTGCCGGATGAACCGCTGGAAGTATTGTATAAACAGGCTCAAACCAAGCTGCACAACGGCGATTATGATAAAGCAGTGGATATTCTTGAAGCACTGGATTCCCGTTATCCGTTTGGTCCGTATGCCAGTCAGGTTCAGTTACAGCTGATTTATGCCTATTACAAAAAAGAAGACACCGCGCAGGCGATAGCCAATATTGACCGTTTTTTACGTCTGAACCCGACGCATAAAGATGTGGATTACGTCTATTACATGCGGGGTTTAGCCAACATGCAGGAAGATTATAATTTCTTCCATGACAAATTTGGTATTGACCGTTCCGATCGTGATCCAAGTTATGCACGTCAGGCGTTTGATGATTTCAAAATTGTGCTGAAAAACTATCCAAACAGTTTGTATGCCAGCGATGCCCGCGCCCGTGCCGTCTATCTGAAAAATCGTTTAGCGAAATTCGATCTGGCCATTGCGGACTTTTATATGCGTCGTGAGGCCTGGTTATCGGCGGCCAACCACGCCAAGTTCCTGATCGAAAATTATCCGGATACCGAAATGACCAAGCCGGCACTGGAAATCATGGTGCAAGCGTATGACAAGATGGAATTGAAGGAGCTCGCCCTGCATGCCCGACAAATGCTAGCGGCCAATTATCCTGACAGTGAATATGCTCACTGA
- the atzF gene encoding allophanate hydrolase: protein MTQPITISAIHDAYRSGVLTPQKFLHRCLQHAQADSRHAWISVLSLKQLDDYLQKLAGHSPDDLPLFGIPFAIKDNIDLADLPTTAACPDYAYQPLESAFVVQQLIAAGAIPLGKTNLDQFATGLVGTRSPYGACQNSFDSAYISGGSSAGSAVSVATGQVCFSLGTDTAGSGRVPASFNNIIGLKGTKGHISCSGVVPACKSLDCVTIFASTVADVAAVWQVAAKFDATDPFARDVVAAKAIPTAFKFGIPDKSQLQFFWDEAAETLFWQSVETLKTLGGEAVSINLEPFIQAAKLLYGGPWVAERLAAIKDFYRADPGRCLPVIQTIIGGAEQRTAVDAYEALYELQRLKRIADAELSKVDLIVTPTAGTMYSIAAVQADPIQLNSNLGYYTNFMNLLDYSAISLPSGFRVSGEKQGLPFGITLFAPAFQDAALLALGDRWQRQLALPLGATGQPFPLEQMAVMSPEVSTIDVLVCGAHLSGLPLNWQLTDRHARLKQTTTTAKAYRMYALAGGPPYRPGLIRDDKQGAAIAVEVWSVSSEHFGSFVAGIPAPLGIGKVELADGSWVSGFICEPYGLDGATEITQLGSWRAYLASK, encoded by the coding sequence ATGACTCAACCGATCACCATCAGCGCTATTCATGATGCCTATCGTAGTGGGGTTCTGACGCCACAAAAATTTCTACATCGTTGTTTGCAGCACGCACAAGCGGATAGCCGTCATGCCTGGATCAGTGTGTTATCGCTAAAACAATTAGATGATTATCTGCAAAAACTTGCTGGTCATTCCCCCGACGATTTACCGCTGTTCGGCATTCCTTTTGCTATCAAAGATAATATCGATCTGGCGGATCTGCCCACCACGGCGGCTTGTCCAGATTACGCATATCAGCCATTGGAATCGGCGTTTGTGGTTCAGCAACTGATTGCCGCAGGTGCAATTCCACTGGGTAAAACTAATCTCGATCAGTTTGCAACCGGGCTGGTGGGTACGCGCAGTCCGTATGGTGCGTGTCAGAACAGTTTTGATTCAGCTTATATATCAGGTGGTTCCAGTGCGGGGTCTGCGGTGTCGGTTGCAACCGGGCAGGTCTGCTTCTCACTAGGCACCGACACCGCGGGTTCAGGTCGCGTACCGGCTTCTTTTAACAACATTATTGGTTTGAAGGGAACGAAAGGCCACATCAGTTGCAGTGGTGTCGTGCCGGCCTGTAAAAGCCTAGATTGCGTCACTATTTTTGCTTCAACCGTTGCGGATGTTGCTGCGGTTTGGCAAGTTGCCGCCAAGTTTGATGCTACTGATCCGTTTGCCCGTGATGTAGTGGCCGCGAAAGCGATCCCGACTGCATTTAAATTTGGCATACCCGATAAATCACAACTGCAATTTTTTTGGGATGAAGCCGCAGAGACTCTGTTCTGGCAATCCGTTGAAACACTGAAAACACTAGGCGGTGAGGCGGTTTCGATCAATCTGGAACCCTTTATTCAAGCTGCGAAATTGCTCTATGGTGGCCCATGGGTGGCCGAGCGTCTGGCGGCGATTAAAGATTTTTACCGGGCAGATCCGGGTCGTTGTCTACCCGTTATCCAAACCATTATTGGTGGTGCAGAGCAGCGAACGGCGGTTGATGCTTATGAGGCTTTGTATGAATTACAGCGACTGAAGCGAATTGCTGATGCTGAATTATCCAAGGTTGATCTGATTGTCACGCCGACTGCGGGCACTATGTATAGCATTGCTGCGGTGCAAGCCGACCCCATCCAACTCAATAGTAATCTGGGTTATTACACCAACTTTATGAATTTGTTGGATTATTCAGCAATATCTCTACCGTCAGGTTTCCGTGTTTCTGGCGAAAAACAGGGCTTACCATTTGGTATCACCTTGTTTGCGCCAGCATTTCAAGATGCCGCTTTATTAGCGCTCGGAGATCGTTGGCAACGTCAGTTGGCATTACCGCTCGGTGCGACAGGACAGCCATTCCCATTGGAACAAATGGCGGTGATGTCGCCGGAGGTCAGCACGATCGATGTCTTGGTTTGTGGTGCACATTTGTCTGGCTTACCGCTGAATTGGCAACTCACCGATCGTCATGCACGCTTAAAACAGACCACGACGACCGCGAAGGCCTATCGCATGTATGCACTGGCAGGCGGGCCGCCATATCGTCCGGGGTTGATCCGTGATGATAAACAGGGCGCTGCGATTGCCGTTGAAGTCTGGTCGGTTTCATCAGAGCATTTTGGTTCGTTTGTCGCTGGTATTCCTGCACCATTAGGCATTGGCAAAGTAGAGTTAGCCGACGGTTCGTGGGTGAGTGGGTTTATCTGTGAGCCCTATGGCCTCGATGGTGCAACAGAAATTACCCAGCTGGGAAGTTGGCGGGCTTATCTGGCCAGTAAATAG
- the uca gene encoding urea carboxylase, translated as MFSKVLIANRGAIACRIIRTLKAMGVTSVAVYSEADADSRHVLDADEAWSLGEGAAAQTYLDQNKLIAIAKQTGAQAIHPGYGFLSENPDFARRCVDEGLVFLGPTPEQMVAFGLKHKARALAEAAHVPLLPGTGLLSSLDEALAEAARIGYPVMLKSTAGGGGIGMQRCFSAEELRSAYSSVKRLSENNFSNGGMFLEKFIENARHIEVQMFGDGQGHVIAIGERDCSAQRRNQKVIEECPAPNLSDDVRQALLATAVQLGKQVSYRSAGTVEYVYDDLNGQFYFLEVNTRLQVEHGVTEQVYGVDLVRWMIELGAGELAPLESLANVLTPKGHAIQVRLYAEDPAKNFRPSAGLISHVSFPEQDRKTCRIDHWLDAGLEVPPFFDPMLAKLIAWSANREQTLQQLSTMLQQSDVYGIETNRDYLLALLKSDVVQQGKVLTRTLNEFSYQPATIDVLSGGTQTTIQDFPGRVGYWDIGVPPSGPMDNWSFCLGNRLLNNDDICAGLEITLSGPTLKFNTTRQIVLTGAAIDAKLDGAMVPMWQVVTVPAGSTLQLGKVAMAGARSYLLLAGGIDCPHYLGSRSTFTLGQFGGHVGRAIQAGDVLHVPPQITLAVEQLLSADLQPTITNNWELRVIYGPHGAPDFFTDHDIETFFATNYEVHYNSSRTGVRLIGPKPEWARADGGEAGLHPSNLHDNAYAIGTVDFTGDMPVILGPDGPSLGGFVCPATIVKADLWKMGQLKAGDKVRFIPVSIADAEVLERAQLAELATLTAQPATVPIASPTTPVLKILPAEEYGEKVVYRPSGDDYLLVEYGTQVLDIRLRFRAHALMLWLQEAAINGVLELTPGIRSLQIHYDNLQLPLTRLLELLEQAESELTDIEQITVPARIVHLPLSWDDEATRLAIRKYDELVRKDAPWCPSNIEFIRRINGLDSIEQVKEIVFNANYLVMGLGDVYLGAPVATPLDPRHRLVTTKYNPARTWTPENAVGIGGAYLCVYGMEGPGGYQFVGRTLQMWNRYRQTTEFTQPWLLRFFDQIKFYEVSAEELLKIRRDFPRGRYPLKIEEIEFSLADYNKLVDEHADEIRVAKERQQTAFEAERQRWIETGQANFSADSDMMIETGEEEALPDHHKAVESLVSGNVWQVLVEEGQTIKAGQPLLIIESMKMEIEVLAPHAGVVINVCREAGQQVRAGQRLLVLGE; from the coding sequence ATGTTCAGTAAAGTATTGATAGCGAACCGCGGCGCAATTGCCTGCCGAATTATCCGCACCCTGAAAGCGATGGGTGTCACCTCTGTCGCAGTGTATAGCGAAGCCGATGCTGACAGCCGTCATGTGTTAGATGCTGACGAGGCTTGGTCACTCGGTGAAGGTGCTGCTGCACAAACTTACCTCGATCAAAATAAACTTATCGCGATTGCCAAACAGACTGGCGCTCAGGCGATCCACCCCGGTTATGGTTTTTTAAGTGAGAACCCCGATTTTGCCCGTCGTTGTGTTGACGAAGGGCTGGTGTTTTTAGGCCCGACACCGGAGCAGATGGTGGCATTTGGCCTGAAACACAAAGCACGGGCACTGGCGGAGGCGGCGCATGTGCCGTTATTACCGGGCACCGGTTTGTTATCGTCACTGGATGAAGCCTTAGCCGAAGCGGCGCGTATTGGTTATCCGGTGATGCTGAAAAGTACCGCCGGTGGCGGTGGCATCGGTATGCAGCGCTGCTTTAGCGCAGAAGAGTTGCGTTCCGCGTATTCATCAGTAAAACGGTTGTCGGAAAACAATTTCAGTAATGGCGGCATGTTCCTCGAGAAGTTTATTGAGAATGCCCGCCATATCGAAGTGCAGATGTTTGGTGATGGCCAAGGCCATGTGATTGCGATTGGTGAGCGTGACTGTTCCGCCCAACGTCGTAACCAGAAAGTGATAGAGGAGTGTCCGGCGCCGAATTTATCCGATGACGTGCGTCAGGCATTACTAGCAACCGCCGTGCAACTGGGGAAACAGGTCAGTTATCGCAGTGCCGGTACGGTGGAATATGTGTATGACGACCTGAACGGTCAGTTTTATTTCTTGGAAGTAAACACCCGCCTGCAGGTGGAGCATGGCGTGACCGAGCAGGTGTATGGCGTCGATTTAGTGCGCTGGATGATTGAACTGGGCGCTGGTGAATTAGCGCCGTTGGAAAGTCTGGCAAACGTGTTGACACCGAAAGGCCATGCTATTCAGGTGCGTTTGTACGCAGAAGACCCGGCGAAAAACTTCCGCCCGAGTGCGGGGCTTATCAGCCACGTCAGCTTTCCTGAGCAAGATCGTAAAACCTGCCGTATCGATCACTGGCTCGATGCCGGCCTCGAAGTGCCACCCTTTTTTGACCCGATGCTGGCAAAGCTGATCGCATGGTCAGCGAACCGTGAGCAGACCCTTCAACAACTGAGCACGATGTTGCAGCAAAGTGACGTCTATGGCATCGAAACCAATCGTGATTATTTGCTGGCGCTGCTGAAGAGCGATGTCGTGCAGCAAGGCAAAGTGCTGACTCGCACGTTAAATGAATTCAGTTATCAGCCAGCCACCATCGATGTGCTTTCAGGCGGGACACAAACGACGATTCAAGATTTCCCCGGTCGTGTTGGTTATTGGGATATTGGCGTGCCGCCGTCCGGCCCGATGGATAACTGGTCGTTCTGTCTGGGTAATCGGTTATTGAATAACGATGACATCTGCGCGGGTTTGGAAATTACGCTGTCGGGCCCAACGCTGAAATTTAATACCACACGTCAGATTGTACTCACCGGTGCCGCCATTGACGCGAAACTTGATGGTGCGATGGTACCGATGTGGCAGGTAGTGACCGTGCCCGCGGGCAGCACACTACAACTGGGTAAGGTCGCTATGGCCGGGGCGCGCAGCTATCTGTTGCTGGCTGGCGGCATTGATTGCCCGCATTATCTCGGCAGTCGTTCAACCTTTACCTTGGGTCAGTTTGGTGGCCATGTCGGTCGTGCCATTCAGGCGGGTGATGTGCTGCATGTTCCACCGCAAATAACTTTAGCTGTGGAACAGTTACTGTCTGCTGATCTGCAACCGACAATTACCAATAACTGGGAACTGCGTGTCATTTATGGCCCACACGGGGCGCCTGATTTCTTCACTGATCACGATATTGAAACCTTCTTCGCCACCAACTACGAAGTGCATTACAACTCCAGCCGAACTGGGGTGCGTTTGATTGGCCCGAAACCGGAATGGGCGCGCGCCGATGGTGGTGAGGCAGGCTTACATCCATCAAACCTGCATGACAACGCCTATGCGATCGGTACGGTCGATTTTACCGGTGATATGCCGGTGATTTTGGGGCCGGATGGTCCGAGTCTGGGCGGGTTTGTTTGCCCGGCGACCATCGTTAAAGCCGATCTGTGGAAAATGGGGCAGCTGAAAGCGGGCGATAAAGTTCGCTTTATTCCTGTTTCTATTGCCGATGCCGAAGTGTTGGAACGTGCGCAATTAGCCGAGCTGGCAACCCTCACTGCACAACCAGCCACTGTGCCGATTGCTTCCCCAACCACGCCGGTATTGAAAATTTTACCAGCGGAAGAATATGGCGAAAAAGTGGTGTATCGCCCCAGCGGTGATGACTATCTGCTGGTGGAGTATGGCACGCAGGTGCTCGATATTCGTCTGCGTTTCCGTGCCCATGCGTTGATGCTGTGGTTGCAGGAAGCAGCGATTAACGGCGTGCTAGAACTCACTCCGGGCATCCGTTCCCTGCAGATACACTACGACAATCTGCAACTGCCGTTAACGCGTTTACTGGAATTGCTGGAGCAGGCGGAAAGCGAACTCACCGATATCGAACAGATCACGGTGCCTGCGCGCATCGTCCATCTGCCACTGTCGTGGGACGATGAAGCAACTCGATTGGCGATCCGCAAATACGATGAACTGGTGCGCAAAGATGCACCTTGGTGCCCGTCGAACATCGAGTTTATCCGCCGTATCAACGGCCTTGATTCGATTGAACAGGTGAAAGAGATCGTCTTCAACGCTAACTATCTGGTGATGGGGTTAGGCGATGTCTATCTCGGCGCACCGGTAGCGACACCGCTCGATCCACGTCATCGTTTGGTCACCACCAAATACAACCCTGCACGAACTTGGACACCGGAAAACGCCGTCGGCATCGGGGGCGCTTACCTGTGTGTGTATGGCATGGAAGGGCCGGGTGGTTATCAGTTTGTCGGTCGCACACTACAGATGTGGAACCGTTATCGTCAGACGACCGAATTCACGCAACCGTGGCTGCTGCGTTTCTTCGATCAAATCAAATTCTACGAAGTCTCTGCGGAAGAGTTACTTAAAATCCGTCGTGATTTTCCGCGTGGGCGTTATCCACTAAAAATTGAAGAGATCGAATTCTCACTGGCCGATTACAACAAGCTGGTGGACGAACATGCCGACGAAATCCGGGTAGCAAAAGAGCGTCAGCAAACGGCGTTTGAAGCAGAGCGTCAGCGTTGGATCGAAACCGGACAAGCGAATTTCTCAGCCGATAGCGACATGATGATCGAAACCGGTGAGGAAGAAGCACTACCGGATCATCACAAAGCGGTGGAAAGTCTCGTTTCTGGCAACGTCTGGCAGGTATTGGTCGAAGAAGGTCAAACGATTAAAGCCGGACAGCCATTGTTGATTATTGAATCGATGAAGATGGAAATTGAAGTGCTGGCGCCGCATGCCGGAGTGGTCATTAATGTATGTCGTGAAGCCGGCCAACAAGTGCGTGCTGGGCAACGCTTACTGGTATTAGGGGAATAA
- a CDS encoding urea amidolyase associated protein UAAP2 has product MIKESLLNPTDVAYRETVLAGDYWMKVVKAGQTIRIVDSEGNQAADTLFYSAANPAERYSAVDTIREQGNVYLSAGTTLMTNEGNPMLEIVADTCGRHDTLGGACATESNQVRYDLGKKHMHACRDSWLLAVTEKPEFGMSKRDITHNINFFMNVPITADGGLSFADGISAPGKYVELKALMDVIVLISNCPQLNNPCNAYNPTPVDVLVWN; this is encoded by the coding sequence ATGATCAAGGAAAGTTTGTTAAATCCAACGGACGTGGCCTATCGTGAAACAGTGCTGGCCGGCGATTATTGGATGAAAGTGGTGAAAGCGGGGCAGACCATCCGCATTGTTGATTCGGAAGGCAATCAGGCGGCAGACACCCTGTTTTATTCCGCAGCTAACCCCGCTGAGCGTTACAGCGCGGTGGATACCATTCGTGAGCAGGGCAATGTTTACTTGTCAGCGGGAACTACGCTGATGACTAACGAAGGCAATCCGATGTTGGAAATCGTTGCTGACACTTGTGGTCGCCATGACACCTTGGGTGGCGCGTGTGCCACTGAGAGTAATCAGGTGCGTTACGATTTAGGCAAAAAGCACATGCATGCCTGCCGTGACAGCTGGTTGCTGGCGGTGACCGAAAAACCGGAATTTGGCATGAGCAAGCGCGATATCACCCATAACATCAATTTCTTCATGAACGTGCCCATTACGGCGGACGGTGGTTTGAGTTTTGCCGATGGCATTAGTGCACCGGGTAAATATGTGGAACTGAAAGCGCTGATGGATGTCATCGTGCTGATCTCCAACTGTCCACAGCTGAACAACCCCTGTAATGCGTATAACCCGACGCCGGTTGACGTGCTGGTCTGGAATTAA
- a CDS encoding urea amidolyase associated protein UAAP1, with amino-acid sequence MAELLFEDSLPGGSHWSMVMPAGSLLKITDVEGGANVGMLFYNPRNLLERYNAPDTLKCQHTFKLTTGHCLYSDMGRIFCSIVQDDTGWIDTVAGTTNKAKVAARWGERDYQHDRNLWKQNGYDSFLVEVAKYGLGARDLAANLNLFSKVFTDDAGNLQFAAGHSKAGDSITLRFEMETLVVFNTCPHPMDGAAEYPRKPIQYGVYKAEPVAADDVCRLSRPENGRGFENTRRYVCCAGH; translated from the coding sequence ATGGCGGAATTATTGTTTGAAGATTCGCTGCCCGGTGGCAGCCACTGGTCGATGGTGATGCCAGCCGGATCGCTGTTGAAAATCACCGATGTTGAAGGTGGTGCCAACGTTGGCATGCTGTTCTACAACCCGCGTAACCTGCTGGAGCGTTACAACGCGCCAGATACATTGAAATGTCAGCACACTTTTAAGCTGACCACCGGACATTGCCTCTATTCCGATATGGGGAGGATATTTTGTTCCATCGTGCAGGATGATACCGGCTGGATCGACACCGTGGCAGGCACCACCAACAAAGCAAAAGTGGCGGCGCGGTGGGGCGAGCGTGATTATCAGCATGATCGCAATCTGTGGAAACAAAACGGTTACGACAGCTTTCTGGTGGAAGTGGCGAAATATGGTTTAGGCGCTCGGGATTTGGCAGCCAACCTCAATCTGTTCAGCAAAGTGTTTACCGATGACGCAGGTAATCTGCAATTTGCTGCGGGGCATTCGAAAGCAGGTGACAGCATTACGCTGCGTTTTGAGATGGAAACGCTGGTGGTGTTTAACACCTGTCCGCATCCGATGGATGGCGCGGCGGAATATCCGCGTAAGCCAATTCAGTATGGCGTGTATAAGGCCGAGCCTGTGGCGGCGGATGATGTTTGTCGTCTTTCCCGCCCGGAAAATGGTCGTGGCTTTGAAAATACCCGTCGTTATGTTTGCTGCGCTGGTCACTAA
- a CDS encoding ABC transporter ATP-binding protein gives MSQPILQAKNVWKEYGDVCVLERINVSINAGEFVTVVGASGCGKSTFLKLLLGTESVSRGELLLDGKPIPQEPDEHRGIVFQKYSVFPHLTALGNVLLADEFAQSPWLGKLFGAAKKQAEDRAVAMLERVGLGHALNRYPSELSGGMQQRLAIAQALMKKPRILLLDEPFGALDPGIRGDMHQLIRELWLQQGLTIFMVTHDLKEGFALGSRLWVFDKSRHDPQSPQRFGAQITYDIPLQGGQLKAEDAQRLSPEPKTEQ, from the coding sequence ATGAGCCAACCGATTTTGCAGGCGAAAAACGTCTGGAAAGAGTATGGCGATGTGTGCGTGTTGGAACGCATCAATGTCTCTATCAATGCCGGTGAATTTGTCACGGTGGTCGGCGCTTCCGGCTGTGGCAAAAGTACCTTCCTCAAACTGCTGCTGGGTACGGAGAGTGTGTCGCGTGGTGAGTTGTTGCTGGATGGCAAACCCATTCCACAGGAACCGGACGAACACCGTGGCATCGTGTTCCAGAAGTATTCGGTGTTTCCTCATTTAACTGCGCTGGGCAATGTGCTGCTGGCTGATGAATTTGCGCAGTCACCGTGGCTGGGTAAGTTGTTTGGTGCGGCGAAAAAACAGGCGGAAGATCGCGCGGTCGCTATGCTGGAACGGGTAGGGTTGGGTCATGCACTCAACCGTTACCCCAGCGAGTTGTCGGGTGGTATGCAGCAGCGTCTGGCGATTGCTCAGGCGCTGATGAAAAAGCCACGCATCTTGTTACTCGATGAACCCTTTGGTGCGCTGGACCCGGGTATTCGTGGTGACATGCACCAACTCATCCGTGAATTGTGGTTGCAGCAAGGGTTAACCATTTTCATGGTGACACACGATTTAAAAGAGGGTTTTGCGCTGGGCAGTCGCCTGTGGGTATTTGATAAATCGCGGCATGATCCGCAATCCCCGCAGCGTTTCGGCGCACAAATTACCTATGACATTCCTTTACAAGGTGGGCAGCTGAAAGCCGAAGATGCGCAGCGCTTGTCACCCGAACCTAAAACGGAGCAATAG
- a CDS encoding ABC transporter permease subunit, with translation MARLINRQPDRLGRWLLALLPFVILLLLYLINSEARLALNPNDKMLPSFPVILDSIARMAFEPSRRTGEYLLLADTLSSLRLLLMGVGISAALGLSVGLLNGGIPLFRTPVSPVVTALSLIPPMAILPILFIVFGLGDLAKVMLIVIGICPILIRDLQLKTLSLPEEQLIKAQTLGATSWQILLRMMLPQVLPRLFEAVRLTLGSAWLFLIAAEAIAATEGLGYRIFLVRRYLDMSVILPYVFWITLLAFAMDWILKVTARKAFPWYFGRNGEAQG, from the coding sequence ATGGCCCGACTCATTAATCGACAACCGGATCGCTTAGGTCGCTGGTTATTAGCATTACTGCCGTTTGTGATTTTGCTGCTGCTGTATCTGATTAATTCAGAAGCACGTTTGGCGCTAAATCCGAATGACAAGATGCTGCCTTCATTCCCGGTGATCTTGGATTCGATTGCCCGAATGGCGTTCGAGCCAAGCCGCCGTACTGGCGAGTATTTGCTGCTGGCGGACACGTTATCCAGTCTGCGGTTGTTACTGATGGGTGTGGGGATCAGTGCGGCACTAGGGTTGAGTGTGGGTTTGCTCAATGGTGGTATTCCGCTGTTCCGTACCCCGGTTTCACCAGTTGTGACGGCGTTGTCACTGATCCCGCCGATGGCTATTTTGCCTATCCTGTTTATTGTTTTTGGCTTGGGCGACTTGGCGAAGGTAATGCTGATCGTGATTGGGATCTGTCCGATCCTGATCCGCGATCTGCAATTAAAGACGCTGAGTTTGCCAGAGGAACAGCTGATCAAAGCGCAGACGCTGGGGGCGACCAGTTGGCAGATTTTGCTGCGCATGATGTTGCCGCAGGTGTTACCGCGCTTGTTTGAGGCGGTGCGCCTGACGCTGGGCAGTGCGTGGCTGTTTTTGATTGCAGCCGAGGCGATTGCTGCCACCGAAGGGCTGGGTTATCGCATTTTTCTGGTACGGCGTTACCTCGATATGTCGGTGATCTTGCCGTATGTCTTTTGGATCACACTGCTGGCTTTTGCGATGGACTGGATTTTGAAAGTGACGGCCCGCAAAGCGTTCCCTTGGTATTTCGGTCGTAACGGGGAGGCGCAAGGATGA